The stretch of DNA AAGATCGTCCCGCCATGAGGCATCGCTTGGCGAGCATTGATCAGCAGATTTAGCAATACGCGTCCGATTTGGTTGCCACTGGCGTGAACCTTTGGCGTAGTCTCGTCGATCTGCGTTTCGATGCTGATTCGATACTTTCGCATTTCTCGCTCAAGCAAGACAAGCGAGCTAGAAATGATCTCATTCAACTGAGTGGGCTCAAACGACTCGCTGCGATTCTTGGCTTGCGCCAGAATCGTATTGGTAATTTGTGCAGCTCGCTCGGATGCTTCAAGAATTTTCGTGAGAGCTTTATCGCGACTGGCATCATCCCGATTACGTAGCCCTAGCTTGGCGTAGTTGATCACGGTCATGAGCATGTTGTTAAACTCATGGGTCGCGGTTCCAGTCAATTCGCCCAACGCAGCCATCGACTGCATCTTCTTCATCTCGTTCTTGAGGTACTGATTTTGAGCGACAAGGTCAGTGATCTCAGGCTGAGGCTTCGATTGCAATTCCATGTCGT from Rubripirellula amarantea encodes:
- a CDS encoding sensor histidine kinase, with amino-acid sequence MELQSKPQPEITDLVAQNQYLKNEMKKMQSMAALGELTGTATHEFNNMLMTVINYAKLGLRNRDDASRDKALTKILEASERAAQITNTILAQAKNRSESFEPTQLNEIISSSLVLLEREMRKYRISIETQIDETTPKVHASGNQIGRVLLNLLINARQAMPHGGTILIRLCACRDDDNMVELTVRDSGSGIERESLPKIFDPYFSTKDGPDESGKGGTGLGLAACKEVIDSHRGRIRVESTVGVGTAFIIRLPIAGSAQAAA